In the genome of Trichoplusia ni isolate ovarian cell line Hi5 chromosome 28 unlocalized genomic scaffold, tn1 tig00001444_group27, whole genome shotgun sequence, the window TGAATGCAGGAAGCGAAAGAATGACTCCAAATCATTGAAGTCTCATGATCCATCCAGTTCTACAAACAATCAAGACAAGCCGTCTATATCCTGCTACACGTGTGGAAAACCTGGTCACACGTCTACGACCTGTCCAGAAAAGAAGAATGGAGGGAAGTCTGAAAGGAAGTCAACCTTTGCAACCATCAACTTTCTAGATCCACGTTAGAGATATCAGCTGGTGAgagatttccatttttatttgatagcGTAATAATCTAGTTCATCTTTCTGGTATCGGAGGTGATGACGCGACGTACACTTGCCAAATTTTAAGTACCGTAAAAATTGGAGATGCCTCAGTGGACCGTTTGTTTCACATCGTTAAAGATACAGTAATTTCTGTACCGATAATTGTAGGTAGGGATGTCTTAGATAAAGGTTATTGTGTGACAATCGATAACGACAAAGTGTTATTTAAGACCAAAGAGTGGACTAATTTTTACGAAACGAAATCGGCAGGTTTTGATATTTCTTCGATCGATACTGACTTAGAAGGAGAAGGTAAAATGTCACtgtcaaaaataattagtaaatattcaGAGTATTTCATAGATGGTATACCTACTAGGCGCGTTACTACAGGGCAGTTGAGCATACAATTGATTGATCCTCATAAAGTAGTTCGAAGGTCTCCCTATCGACTATCACCTATAGAAAAGCAAATAGTCCGCGAAAAAATACAGCTATTGTTAGATACCGGTATCATCCGTGAGAGTTCCTCCTCTTTTGCGAGTCCGATACTCCTTGTATAAAAAAGGAAGATACCGACAGAATGTGCGTAGATTATCGGGAACTGAATTCCAACACACAACCCGAACACTATCCCTTGCTTCGCATCGAGGAGCAGATAGGAGGGCCTTCGGAGAATCTTCGGAAGTGCAAATTCATGAAACAAAAAGTAGACTATCTAGTTTATTCCTTACAGTCTGGGGGAAATTAGACCCAATTTCCGCAAAATTCAGGCATTAGTTGAAGCACCATTACCGCGTATAGCTACGCAGGTTCGTCAGTTTCTCGGACTCGCGTCATATTTTAGGAAATTTATACTTGGGTTTACAAAGGTTTTTGGACCGTTATACCCTTTAACTAAACTAAAGGGACCTATTTATTGGACCGACAAACATGAAGATATCCGTAGCAATGTGGTTAAAATACTAACTTCGGAACCAGTTTTAACGATCTTTAATCCTAAATTGCCGGTCGAGATGAATACAGATGCGAGTGCCGAAGGTTATGGTGCGATCCTTATACAAAGAGCAAATAACGTACCCCATGTAGTGGAGTACTTCAGCCGGCGTACATCTGAGGTAGAATCTCTCTTTCTAGCAGCAGCTAGCACCTACAAAAACGTGGAAAAGCTGAATGACTCGGACGCGCTTCAAGGACTCCCGCTTATCCTACGTGATGAAGCAGCAGAATGGTGGCAAGGCGCGAAAACAGGTGTAGAGAACCGGGAAAAATTCTGCGACATATTGCGCCATACCTTCGCTCCCCGCAAACCAGCATATATGATTTGTCATCAGATCACACATGGGGCCCAGCAGCCTGATGTCACCACCGAAGCGTTTATTGCCAAGAAGCGAGCGCTGTTTGCATCATTGCCCCCTCCCGCTCTTACTGAAACACAACAAATAGTTCTAGTGTTCGCTCTCAACTGCACCACCTGCAAGAAATCGTCACCCATCAAAAAGGAAGACTTAAGGTTTTGTGCCATCGATGTACAGTTAGAGGCAGATTCCCGACCAGTTGTGTTC includes:
- the LOC113506846 gene encoding uncharacterized protein LOC113506846 — its product is MNTDASAEGYGAILIQRANNVPHVVEYFSRRTSEVESLFLAAASTYKNVEKLNDSDALQGLPLILRDEAAEWWQGAKTGVENREKFCDILRHTFAPRKPAYMICHQITHGAQQPDVTTEAFIAKKRALFASLPPPALTETQQIVLVFALNCTTCKKSSPIKKEDLRFCAIDVQLEADSRPVVFVEIDGIKGTAYIDTCAKMSVASYSLYVTLAERGCKFEEQPVNLTLADGVKKSQRVLKCRAEVDLLGHKVQTTFIVLPEAKENRLYRLSLIQCDNCTRPIPHTED